Proteins found in one Rhodovulum sp. MB263 genomic segment:
- a CDS encoding MFS transporter, with translation MFKVLASSWALLLGILLLMVGNGIQGTLLGIRGGIEGFSTYEMSMVMSAYFLGFLGGSRLAPEMIRRVGHIRVFAALGSFISAVLILYPAWTDPLAWTIGRVLIGFCFSGVYVTAESWLNNSASNETRGQALSLYMITQMAGIVAAQGLLLTADPGGFILFIIPSVLVSISFAPILLSVSPTPPFETTKPMKLRDLIRTSPTGTVGVFLIGGVFSALFGMASVFGSEAGLSVAQISAFVATIYLGGLLFQYPIGWLSDRIDRRTLILAAAAIGAAAAGAAIVVGTNYGALLTAAFVIGGMSNPLYSLLIAYTNDYLQPEDMAAASGGMLFLNGVGAILGPLVTGWAMGVIGPGGFFLFIAVLMASLAVFTAFRMTQRAPVPVDETGSYAPVLPSATPVAVELAQEVAIEAAQDDQGAGPPGPA, from the coding sequence GTGTTCAAGGTGTTGGCAAGCTCCTGGGCCCTGCTTCTGGGTATTCTTCTGCTCATGGTCGGCAATGGGATCCAGGGCACGCTCCTGGGGATCCGTGGCGGGATCGAGGGGTTCTCGACCTACGAGATGTCGATGGTGATGTCGGCCTATTTCCTGGGTTTCCTCGGGGGCTCGCGGCTCGCGCCCGAGATGATCCGCCGGGTCGGGCATATCCGTGTCTTCGCCGCGCTCGGCTCCTTCATCTCGGCGGTGCTGATCCTTTACCCCGCCTGGACCGACCCGCTGGCCTGGACGATCGGGCGGGTGCTGATCGGTTTCTGCTTCTCGGGCGTCTATGTCACCGCCGAAAGCTGGCTGAACAACTCCGCCTCGAACGAGACCCGGGGGCAGGCGCTGTCGCTTTACATGATCACCCAGATGGCGGGGATCGTCGCGGCGCAGGGGCTTTTGCTGACCGCCGATCCGGGCGGCTTCATCCTGTTCATCATCCCCTCGGTGCTGGTGTCGATCTCGTTTGCGCCGATCCTTCTGTCGGTCAGCCCGACGCCGCCCTTCGAGACGACGAAGCCGATGAAGCTGCGCGACCTGATCCGGACCTCGCCCACCGGCACGGTCGGCGTCTTCCTGATCGGGGGGGTGTTCTCGGCACTGTTCGGGATGGCCTCGGTCTTCGGCTCGGAGGCGGGGTTGTCGGTCGCCCAGATCTCGGCCTTCGTCGCCACGATCTATCTGGGCGGCCTGCTGTTCCAGTACCCGATCGGCTGGCTCTCTGACCGGATCGACCGGCGCACCCTGATCCTGGCCGCCGCCGCCATCGGCGCGGCCGCGGCGGGCGCCGCGATCGTGGTGGGAACGAATTATGGCGCGCTCCTGACCGCGGCCTTCGTCATCGGGGGCATGTCGAACCCGCTTTACTCGCTGCTGATCGCCTATACCAACGACTATCTCCAGCCCGAGGACATGGCTGCGGCCTCGGGCGGGATGCTGTTTCTCAACGGGGTCGGCGCGATCCTCGGGCCGCTGGTGACGGGCTGGGCCATGGGCGTGATCGGGCCGGGCGGGTTCTTTCTCTTCATCGCTGTCCTGATGGCCTCGCTGGCGGTCTTCACCGCCTTCCGGATGACCCAGCGCGCGCCGGTTCCGGTCGACGAGACCGGCAGCTATGCGCCGGTGCTGCCTTCGGCCACGCCGGTTGCGGTCGAGCTGGCCCAGGAGGTTGCCATCGAGGCCGCGCAGGACGATCAGGGCGCGGGGCCGCCCGGCCCGGCCTAA
- a CDS encoding rhodanese-like domain-containing protein: protein MANWFELMARVYPYIEEIRAKDASVHAEKGELLLIDVREPHEVARSGKAKGAIHIPLMMIRHKANRQGPNFDPTLDPAKSFALYCENGSKAIQAARMMKKMGYEDVYNMGAFREWLNAKLPVE, encoded by the coding sequence ATGGCCAATTGGTTCGAGCTCATGGCGAGGGTCTACCCGTATATCGAGGAGATTCGCGCGAAGGATGCCAGCGTCCATGCCGAAAAGGGTGAACTGCTTCTGATCGACGTCCGCGAACCGCATGAGGTCGCCCGCAGCGGCAAGGCCAAGGGGGCGATCCATATCCCGCTCATGATGATCCGGCACAAGGCGAACAGGCAGGGGCCCAATTTCGACCCGACGCTCGACCCGGCCAAGAGCTTCGCGCTTTACTGCGAGAATGGCAGCAAGGCGATCCAGGCCGCGCGGATGATGAAGAAGATGGGCTACGAGGATGTCTACAACATGGGAGCCTTCCGCGAGTGGCTGAACGCCAAGCTCCCCGTCGAATAG
- a CDS encoding DUF924 family protein — translation MPRREQIISFWMEEVGPAGWYKADPEVDAAIVAQFKGDWEAAHSGELHEWVTNPAGAFAFLILTDQFPRNMFRGDWRAFATDALARAAAKQAIEHNFDMRYPEPERQFFYMPLMHSECLMDQDRCVRLMLTRMPETGADNLLHAKAHRELIRRFGRFPFRNAALHRGSSEEEIAFLESGGYAACVEELRASA, via the coding sequence ATGCCGCGACGCGAACAGATCATCAGCTTCTGGATGGAAGAGGTCGGCCCGGCGGGCTGGTACAAGGCCGACCCCGAGGTCGATGCCGCCATCGTCGCGCAGTTCAAGGGCGACTGGGAAGCGGCCCATTCCGGCGAGCTGCACGAATGGGTGACCAACCCCGCGGGGGCCTTCGCCTTCCTGATCCTGACCGACCAGTTTCCGCGCAACATGTTCCGTGGCGACTGGCGCGCCTTTGCCACCGACGCGCTGGCCCGTGCTGCCGCCAAACAGGCGATCGAGCATAATTTCGACATGCGCTACCCCGAGCCTGAGCGTCAGTTCTTCTACATGCCGCTGATGCATTCGGAATGCCTGATGGACCAGGATCGCTGCGTCCGTCTGATGCTGACCCGCATGCCCGAGACCGGGGCCGACAACCTTCTGCACGCCAAGGCCCATCGCGAGCTTATCCGCCGCTTCGGCCGCTTCCCGTTCCGCAATGCCGCCCTGCATCGCGGCTCTTCCGAGGAAGAAATCGCCTTTCTCGAAAGCGGCGGCTACGCTGCCTGCGTCGAAGAATTGCGTGCCTCTGCCTGA
- a CDS encoding DUF2892 domain-containing protein has translation MTTQSLLAKNVGGLDRALRIIIGALMVIAALVGYSNWLLIGIVPLATGLMSSCPLYSLIGVNTCKKD, from the coding sequence ATGACCACCCAATCCCTGCTTGCGAAAAATGTCGGCGGCCTCGACCGTGCCCTGCGCATCATCATCGGCGCGCTGATGGTGATCGCCGCCCTGGTCGGCTACAGCAACTGGCTGCTGATCGGCATCGTGCCCCTTGCGACCGGGCTGATGTCGAGCTGCCCGCTCTACTCGCTGATCGGGGTGAACACCTGCAAGAAGGACTGA
- the lpdA gene encoding dihydrolipoyl dehydrogenase — translation MAARNFDMIVIGAGPGGYVAAIRGAQLGLSVAVVEREHLGGICLNWGCIPTKALLRSAEVFHLMHRAKEFGLKAEGIGYDLPAVVKRSRGVAKQLASGVGHLLKKNKVTVVMGEATLPGKGRVSVKTDKGSEELTARAIVLATGARARNLPGLEADGKRVWSYKHALQPPHEPKKLLVIGSGAIGIEFASFFNTLGAETTVVEVMDRILPVEDAEISAFAKKQFEKQGMTIREKATVKQLDRSADKVVAHVEQNGKLEKIEVDTVISAVGIVGNVEGLGLEGLGVRIDRTHVVTDKYCRTGVEGLYAIGDVAGAPWLAHKASHEGVMVAELIAGQKPHPIKPGSIAGCTYCHPQVASVGLTEARAKEQGHDIKVGRFPFIGNGKAIALGEAEGMVKTVFDAKTGELLGAHMIGAEVTELIQGYVVGRQLETTEADLMETVFPHPTLSEMMHESVLDAWDRAIHF, via the coding sequence ATGGCCGCGCGTAACTTCGACATGATCGTGATCGGCGCGGGGCCGGGGGGCTATGTGGCGGCAATCCGCGGCGCCCAGCTCGGGCTCAGCGTCGCCGTGGTCGAACGCGAACATCTGGGGGGCATCTGCCTCAACTGGGGCTGCATCCCCACCAAGGCGCTGCTGCGCTCGGCCGAGGTGTTCCACCTGATGCACCGCGCCAAGGAGTTCGGGCTGAAGGCCGAGGGGATCGGCTATGATCTTCCGGCCGTGGTCAAGCGCTCGCGCGGGGTGGCAAAGCAACTGGCCTCGGGCGTGGGGCATCTGCTGAAGAAGAACAAGGTCACGGTGGTGATGGGCGAGGCCACGCTGCCTGGCAAGGGCCGGGTTTCGGTCAAGACAGACAAGGGCAGCGAAGAGCTGACCGCCAGGGCCATCGTCCTGGCCACGGGCGCGCGGGCGCGCAACCTGCCGGGGCTCGAGGCCGACGGCAAGCGGGTCTGGTCCTACAAGCACGCGCTGCAGCCGCCGCATGAGCCGAAGAAGCTCCTGGTCATCGGCTCGGGCGCCATCGGCATCGAATTCGCCAGCTTCTTCAACACGCTGGGGGCCGAGACCACGGTGGTCGAGGTGATGGACCGCATCCTGCCGGTCGAGGATGCCGAGATCTCGGCCTTTGCGAAGAAACAGTTCGAAAAGCAGGGCATGACGATCCGCGAGAAGGCCACGGTCAAGCAACTCGACCGCAGCGCCGACAAGGTTGTCGCCCATGTCGAACAGAACGGCAAGCTCGAGAAGATCGAGGTCGACACCGTGATTTCCGCCGTCGGCATCGTCGGCAATGTCGAGGGGCTGGGCCTTGAAGGGCTGGGCGTCAGGATCGACCGGACCCATGTCGTCACCGACAAGTATTGCCGGACCGGGGTCGAGGGGCTTTATGCCATCGGAGACGTCGCGGGCGCGCCCTGGCTGGCACATAAGGCGTCCCATGAGGGCGTCATGGTGGCCGAGCTGATCGCAGGGCAGAAGCCGCACCCGATCAAGCCGGGCTCGATCGCGGGCTGCACCTATTGCCATCCGCAGGTCGCCAGCGTCGGGCTGACCGAGGCCAGGGCCAAGGAGCAGGGCCATGACATCAAGGTCGGTCGCTTCCCCTTCATCGGCAATGGCAAGGCCATCGCCCTTGGCGAGGCCGAGGGCATGGTCAAGACCGTCTTCGATGCCAAGACCGGCGAGCTGCTGGGGGCGCATATGATCGGCGCCGAGGTGACGGAGTTGATCCAGGGCTATGTGGTCGGCCGTCAGCTGGAGACGACCGAAGCCGATCTGATGGAAACCGTCTTCCCGCACCCGACCCTGTCGGAGATGATGCACGAATCCGTGCTGGACGCCTGGGACCGGGCGATCCATTTCTAG
- a CDS encoding Crp/Fnr family transcriptional regulator — protein MSWLARAEGLAGLEPGIAARLGTLPVSPLPKGKVLFCPGEAARGFTILLTGRVEVFLIGPTGREILLYAIEPGQSCVQSTLGLLGGEDYTGEAVAATDCEAVLVPKETFLALMDDSPVFRRFVFGAFAQRLQSVMALLERVAFQKVESRLAADLLDRATDGAVHATHQEIATRIGTAREVVSRRLDALSRAGMVRLDRGCVTIEDASGLARIAGADGVR, from the coding sequence ATGAGCTGGCTTGCGCGCGCCGAGGGTCTTGCGGGCCTCGAGCCGGGGATCGCCGCCCGGCTGGGGACGCTGCCGGTCAGCCCGCTGCCGAAAGGCAAGGTGCTGTTCTGTCCCGGCGAGGCGGCGCGCGGCTTCACCATCCTTCTCACGGGCCGGGTCGAGGTCTTCCTGATCGGCCCGACGGGGCGCGAGATCCTGCTTTACGCGATCGAACCCGGACAGTCCTGCGTGCAGTCGACACTGGGGCTGCTGGGCGGCGAGGACTATACCGGCGAGGCGGTCGCGGCCACCGATTGCGAGGCGGTGCTGGTCCCCAAAGAGACCTTCCTTGCGCTGATGGATGACAGCCCGGTCTTTCGCCGCTTCGTCTTCGGCGCCTTCGCGCAGCGGCTGCAATCGGTGATGGCGCTGCTGGAACGGGTGGCCTTCCAGAAGGTCGAAAGCCGCCTTGCCGCCGATCTTCTGGACCGCGCGACCGATGGCGCCGTCCATGCCACCCATCAGGAGATCGCGACCCGGATCGGCACCGCCCGAGAGGTGGTCTCGCGCCGGCTCGACGCGCTGTCCCGGGCGGGGATGGTGCGGCTCGACCGCGGCTGCGTGACGATCGAGGATGCCTCGGGGCTGGCCCGGATCGCCGGGGCCGACGGGGTCAGGTGA
- the uvrA gene encoding excinuclease ABC subunit UvrA, whose product MAELKRIEVRGAREHNLKDVDVDIPRDALVVITGLSGSGKSSLAFDTIYAEGQRRYVESLSAYARQFLDMMEKPDVDHIAGLSPAISIEQKTTSKNPRSTVGTVTEIYDYMRLLFARAGTPYSPATGLPIEAQQVQDMVDRVMAMEEGTRAYLLAPIVRDRKGEYRKEFVELRKQGFQRVKVDGQFHDLDEPPALDKKFRHDIDVVVDRIVVKAGLETRLADSFRTALDLADGIAVMETAPKEGDPERIVFSENFACPVSGFTIPEIEPRLFSFNAPFGACPDCGGLGVELFFDERLVVPDAALTVYDGALAPWRKGKSPYFRQTIEAIARHYGFDKATPWKDLPKKVQQVFLRGSGEEEIEFRYDEGGRVYQVTRAFEGVIPNMERRYRETDSAWVREEFENYQNNRPCQSCGGHRLRPEALAVKIAGLHIGQVVQMSIREAHAWVQTAPGHLSKQKNEIARAILKEIRERLGFLNNVGLDYLTLARNAGTLSGGESQRIRLASQIGSGLTGVLYVLDEPSIGLHQRDNGRLLTTLKNLRDQGNSVLVVEHDEEAIREADYVLDIGPGAGVHGGRIVAKGTPEEIAADPASVTGQYLSGTREIAVPAERRAGNGKAVTVVKATGNNLQDVTARFPLGKFVCVTGVSGGGKSTLTIETLFKTASMRLNGARQTPAPCETIKGLEHLDKVIDIDQRPIGRTPRSNPATYTGAFTPIRDWFAGLPEAKARGYKPGRFSFNVKGGRCEACQGDGVIKIEMHFLPDVYVTCETCHGARYNRETLEIRFKDKSIADVLDMTVEDAQAFFKAVPSIREKMDALMHVGLGYIKVGQQATTLSGGEAQRVKLSKELSKRATGRTLYILDEPTTGLHFEDVKKLLEVLHELVDQGNTVVVIEHNLDVIKTADWIIDIGPEGGDGGGRIVAEGTPEEVAACEASHTGRYLKDMLKPRRVAAE is encoded by the coding sequence ATGGCCGAGCTGAAACGGATCGAGGTGCGCGGCGCGCGCGAGCACAATCTCAAGGATGTCGATGTCGACATTCCGCGCGATGCGCTGGTGGTGATCACCGGGCTGTCCGGCTCGGGCAAGTCCTCGCTTGCCTTCGACACGATCTATGCCGAAGGGCAGCGCCGCTATGTCGAGAGCCTGTCGGCCTATGCGCGCCAGTTCCTCGACATGATGGAAAAGCCCGATGTCGACCATATTGCCGGGCTGAGCCCCGCGATTTCGATCGAGCAGAAGACGACCTCGAAGAACCCGCGCTCGACCGTCGGCACCGTCACCGAGATCTACGACTACATGCGGCTGCTCTTTGCGCGCGCGGGCACGCCCTATAGCCCCGCCACCGGCCTGCCGATCGAGGCGCAGCAGGTGCAGGACATGGTCGACCGGGTCATGGCCATGGAGGAGGGTACGCGCGCCTATCTGTTGGCCCCGATCGTGCGCGACCGCAAGGGCGAGTATCGCAAGGAATTCGTCGAGCTGCGCAAGCAGGGCTTCCAGCGGGTCAAGGTCGACGGCCAGTTCCACGATCTGGACGAACCGCCCGCGCTGGACAAGAAATTCCGCCATGACATCGACGTGGTGGTCGACCGGATCGTGGTGAAGGCGGGGCTCGAGACCCGGCTGGCCGACAGTTTCCGCACCGCGCTGGATCTGGCGGATGGCATTGCCGTGATGGAGACCGCGCCGAAGGAGGGCGATCCCGAGCGCATCGTCTTTTCCGAGAATTTCGCCTGTCCGGTCTCGGGCTTCACCATCCCCGAGATCGAGCCGCGGCTGTTTTCCTTCAACGCGCCGTTCGGGGCCTGCCCCGATTGCGGCGGTCTGGGGGTCGAGCTTTTCTTCGACGAACGCCTGGTGGTGCCCGATGCGGCGCTGACCGTCTATGATGGCGCGCTCGCGCCCTGGCGCAAGGGCAAGTCGCCTTATTTCCGCCAGACCATCGAGGCCATCGCACGGCATTACGGGTTCGACAAGGCGACGCCCTGGAAGGATCTGCCGAAGAAGGTGCAGCAGGTCTTCCTGCGCGGCTCGGGCGAGGAGGAAATCGAGTTCCGCTATGACGAGGGCGGGCGGGTCTATCAGGTGACGCGGGCCTTCGAGGGGGTGATCCCCAACATGGAGCGCCGCTATCGCGAGACCGACAGCGCCTGGGTCCGCGAGGAGTTCGAGAATTACCAGAACAACCGCCCCTGCCAGAGCTGCGGCGGCCACCGGCTGCGCCCCGAGGCGCTGGCGGTGAAGATCGCGGGGCTGCATATCGGTCAGGTGGTCCAGATGTCGATCCGCGAGGCCCATGCCTGGGTGCAGACCGCGCCCGGGCATCTGAGCAAGCAGAAGAACGAGATCGCCCGCGCCATCCTCAAGGAGATCCGCGAGCGGCTGGGCTTCCTGAACAATGTCGGGCTCGATTACCTGACGCTGGCGCGCAATGCGGGCACGCTGTCGGGTGGCGAAAGCCAGCGGATCCGGCTGGCCAGCCAGATCGGCTCGGGCCTGACGGGGGTGCTTTACGTGCTGGACGAACCCTCGATCGGGCTGCATCAGCGCGATAACGGGCGGCTTCTGACGACGCTGAAGAACCTGCGCGACCAGGGCAATTCGGTGCTGGTGGTCGAGCATGACGAGGAGGCGATCCGCGAGGCGGATTACGTGCTGGATATCGGTCCCGGGGCCGGCGTGCATGGCGGCCGGATCGTGGCGAAAGGCACGCCCGAGGAGATCGCGGCCGATCCGGCCTCGGTCACCGGGCAGTATCTGTCGGGCACGCGCGAGATCGCGGTGCCGGCCGAGCGCCGGGCGGGCAACGGCAAGGCGGTGACGGTGGTCAAGGCCACGGGCAACAACCTGCAGGATGTCACCGCGCGGTTTCCGCTGGGCAAGTTCGTCTGCGTGACGGGCGTGTCGGGCGGCGGCAAGTCGACCCTGACCATCGAGACCCTGTTCAAGACGGCGTCCATGCGGTTGAACGGGGCACGCCAGACGCCCGCGCCCTGCGAGACCATCAAGGGGCTCGAGCATCTCGACAAGGTCATCGACATCGACCAGAGGCCCATCGGGCGCACGCCGCGTTCAAACCCCGCCACCTATACCGGCGCCTTCACGCCAATCCGGGACTGGTTCGCCGGGCTGCCCGAGGCCAAGGCGCGCGGCTATAAACCAGGGCGCTTCAGCTTCAACGTCAAGGGCGGGCGCTGCGAGGCCTGCCAGGGCGACGGCGTCATCAAGATCGAGATGCACTTCCTGCCCGACGTCTATGTGACCTGCGAAACCTGTCATGGCGCAAGGTATAACCGGGAAACCCTTGAGATCCGGTTCAAGGACAAGAGCATTGCCGATGTCCTCGACATGACGGTCGAGGATGCGCAGGCCTTCTTCAAGGCGGTGCCCTCGATCCGCGAGAAGATGGACGCGCTGATGCATGTGGGGCTGGGCTATATAAAGGTCGGCCAGCAGGCGACGACGCTCTCGGGCGGCGAGGCGCAGCGGGTCAAGCTGTCGAAGGAGCTGTCCAAGCGCGCGACCGGTCGGACGCTGTACATCCTCGACGAGCCGACCACGGGGCTGCATTTCGAGGATGTGAAGAAGCTTCTGGAGGTGCTGCACGAACTGGTCGACCAGGGCAATACGGTCGTGGTGATCGAGCATAATCTCGACGTCATCAAGACTGCCGACTGGATCATTGATATCGGCCCCGAGGGCGGCGATGGCGGTGGCCGGATCGTGGCCGAGGGCACGCCCGAAGAGGTGGCGGCCTGCGAGGCCAGCCATACCGGGCGCTATCTCAAGGACATGCTGAAGCCGCGCCGGGTCGCGGCCGAATAG